The Methanococcus voltae PS genome has a window encoding:
- a CDS encoding NosD domain-containing protein gives MYKNYKITFFMLLLVTMLAVNATYADTAINGQYTINTPGKYYLTDNITVSSGNVINIQCNDVILDGKGFTINDSSTTTVNYGIDISNANNVTIKNFNISNVGRGIGIGNSNNVTIINNNVSSNKEYGIHANDDSNGLIITNNTISLNKYGIDLQTLDNTTITNNTIVSNIDSGIGLSRVYNTKIMDNNVSLNKNYGILLAEITNISIINNTINSNTESGILMYKVAGIINIINNTANSNKYGINLKNVDNAIFINNTVTSNNYHGIYLEYSNNNSITNNNVSLNTQCGIHIDNCDNNSITNNTANSNDYHGIYARISNNNTIINNNANSNNFNGIYIYKTRVNTVLDNDASLNYYNGIYLEYSNNNSITNNNASLNTQCGIRIDNCDNNTIINNTVTSNNYYGIYARISNNNTIINNTANSNDYNGIYLSNANNNSIINNNASLNTQCGIYIYKTRVNTVLDNDASLNYDNGIYLEDSTNATLTNNTVYSNGEEGIKLFSSHNNTIKYNNASLNYDEQGIYISNSWNNTIINNTANSNQEEGIYLTSSSNNIIANNTVCFNEDEGIHISNSHNNTFINNNISLTKYDRGIYISNSWNNTIANNTMNSNDFSGIHGDRCYNNTIANNTMNSNGEKGILLENCGNNTIINNIISLNIDNGIYLINSNNNSIYNNIFNNTENIKTGIVVGLNYWNTTKENGG, from the coding sequence ATGTATAAAAACTACAAAATAACATTTTTTATGTTACTACTAGTAACAATGTTGGCTGTTAATGCAACATATGCAGATACTGCAATAAATGGACAGTATACAATAAATACACCGGGTAAATATTATTTAACAGATAATATAACGGTTTCCAGTGGTAATGTTATAAATATTCAATGTAACGATGTAATACTCGATGGAAAGGGATTTACTATAAACGATAGTAGTACCACTACTGTGAATTACGGAATAGATATATCCAATGCAAATAATGTAACAATAAAAAACTTTAATATATCTAATGTAGGCAGAGGTATTGGAATCGGCAATTCTAATAATGTTACAATTATTAATAATAATGTAAGTTCGAACAAAGAGTATGGTATACACGCAAATGACGATTCTAATGGCTTAATTATTACTAATAATACCATAAGTTTAAATAAATATGGTATTGACCTACAAACGCTAGATAATACAACTATTACTAATAATACCATAGTTTCAAATATTGATAGTGGTATTGGGTTATCCCGGGTATATAATACTAAAATTATGGATAATAATGTAAGTTTAAATAAGAACTATGGTATTCTACTAGCAGAAATAACGAATATATCTATTATAAATAATACGATAAATTCAAATACTGAATCAGGTATCCTGATGTATAAGGTAGCTGGCATCATCAATATTATAAATAATACTGCAAATTCAAACAAATATGGTATTAACCTAAAAAATGTAGATAATGCAATTTTTATCAATAATACTGTAACTTCAAACAATTATCATGGTATTTACTTAGAATATTCAAATAATAACTCTATTACAAACAATAATGTAAGTTTAAATACTCAGTGTGGTATTCATATAGATAATTGTGATAATAACTCTATTACAAACAATACTGCAAATTCAAACGATTATCATGGTATTTATGCACGAATTTCTAATAATAATACGATTATAAATAATAATGCAAATTCAAACAATTTTAATGGTATTTATATATATAAAACACGAGTTAACACAGTTTTAGATAATGACGCAAGTTTAAATTACTATAACGGTATTTACTTAGAATATTCAAATAATAACTCTATTACAAACAATAATGCAAGTTTAAATACTCAGTGTGGTATTCGTATAGATAATTGTGATAATAATACGATTATCAATAATACTGTAACTTCAAACAATTATTATGGTATTTATGCACGAATTTCTAATAATAACACAATTATAAATAATACTGCAAATTCAAACGATTATAATGGTATTTATTTATCTAATGCTAATAATAACTCCATTATTAATAATAATGCAAGTTTAAATACTCAGTGTGGTATTTACATCTATAAAACACGAGTTAACACAGTTTTAGATAATGACGCAAGTTTAAATTACGATAACGGTATTTACTTAGAAGACTCTACTAATGCAACACTTACAAATAACACAGTCTATTCAAATGGTGAAGAAGGTATTAAACTCTTTAGTTCACACAATAATACAATTAAATATAATAACGCAAGTTTAAATTATGATGAACAGGGCATTTATATCTCAAATTCATGGAATAATACGATTATAAATAATACTGCAAATTCAAATCAGGAAGAGGGTATTTACCTCACTTCATCATCTAATAATATAATTGCGAATAATACCGTATGTTTTAATGAAGATGAAGGTATTCACATAAGTAATTCACACAATAATACATTTATAAATAATAATATAAGTTTAACTAAATATGATCGTGGCATTTATATCTCAAATTCATGGAATAATACGATTGCGAATAATACTATGAATTCAAACGATTTTTCAGGTATTCATGGCGATAGATGCTACAATAATACGATTGCGAATAATACTATGAATTCAAACGGCGAAAAGGGTATATTATTAGAAAATTGTGGTAATAACACCATTATTAATAATATTATAAGTTTAAATATAGATAATGGTATTTATTTAATTAATTCAAATAACAACTCAATATATAACAATATATTCAATAATACGGAAAATATCAAAACAGGTATAGTTGTTGGTTTAAATTACTGGAACACTACAAAAGAGAACGGTGGA
- the cobA gene encoding uroporphyrinogen-III C-methyltransferase, translating to MEKNNSKVILVGAGPGDEELITLKGINAIKSAEVIIYDDLVGENIIKNNASKDAELIYVGKRKGKHSHKQEEINQIIVNKAKENKLVVRLKGGDSFVFGRGGEEVLAIKKEGIAYEIIPGITSSISVPEIFDIPVTHRKVATSFTVVTGHEAEDKSEGEKQVKLEDLNAQTIVILMGISNLENHVKKLLRNPRRNENTPIAILMDGTRDNQRMVKGTLGTIVEIAQNSDVRAPGIIVVGDVVNILDI from the coding sequence ATGGAAAAAAACAATTCAAAAGTAATATTAGTTGGTGCAGGCCCTGGAGACGAGGAATTAATAACTTTAAAGGGAATTAATGCAATAAAAAGTGCGGAAGTTATAATATACGATGATTTAGTTGGGGAAAACATCATAAAAAATAACGCATCCAAAGATGCTGAGCTCATATATGTTGGGAAGAGAAAAGGCAAGCATTCGCACAAACAGGAAGAAATTAACCAAATTATAGTCAATAAAGCAAAAGAAAATAAACTTGTAGTCCGATTAAAAGGTGGAGACTCTTTTGTATTTGGTAGAGGGGGCGAAGAAGTACTGGCAATAAAAAAAGAAGGCATAGCTTATGAAATTATACCTGGAATTACTTCATCTATTTCAGTACCGGAAATATTTGACATACCAGTAACTCATAGAAAAGTTGCAACATCTTTTACTGTAGTAACAGGACATGAAGCAGAAGATAAGTCGGAAGGCGAAAAGCAAGTTAAATTAGAGGATTTAAACGCTCAAACAATTGTTATATTAATGGGAATTTCTAACTTGGAAAATCACGTAAAAAAATTGTTAAGAAATCCAAGAAGAAACGAAAATACACCTATTGCAATTTTAATGGATGGTACCCGAGATAATCAAAGAATGGTTAAGGGAACGCTCGGAACCATTGTAGAAATTGCACAAAACAGCGACGTAAGAGCTCCTGGAATTATCGTAGTAGGCGATGTTGTTAACATATTAGATATTTAA
- the cofG gene encoding 7,8-didemethyl-8-hydroxy-5-deazariboflavin synthase subunit CofG, producing the protein MISRENALNILNSTSSTEILENLLDLSKFDNTNNADNTKNTNKVITYSKNAFIPVCTWCRNICGYCTFREENYTLLTKEQMKETLRESDKYNCHEALFTFGENVDENPKIMEELNKMGYGNIVEYLYDIEDWCLNNTDLLPHTNCGILSYEDLKTLREVNASMGLMLENSSSRLCNTVAHKDSMGKLPKTRIEMIENAGKLKIPFTTGILIGIGETKEELVDSLFEINRINEKYGNIQEVIIQNFRAKKGIAMENYPEPTPLEVLKTIIISRMILKDISVQVPPNLNKETGQLLLLAGIDDWGGVSPVTKDFVNPEAPWPEIEELNKFSAELGYTLVERLPVYAKYINNDWLDERIYHKIQEIKRIRN; encoded by the coding sequence ATGATAAGCCGTGAAAATGCGTTAAATATCTTAAATTCCACATCATCAACAGAAATTTTAGAAAATTTATTAGATTTATCAAAATTTGATAATACAAACAATGCAGATAATACAAAAAATACAAATAAAGTCATAACTTATTCAAAAAATGCTTTTATACCGGTTTGTACCTGGTGCAGAAATATTTGTGGTTACTGCACATTTAGAGAAGAAAATTACACGCTTTTAACAAAAGAACAAATGAAAGAAACGCTTAGGGAATCGGATAAATACAATTGTCACGAAGCTCTTTTTACTTTCGGGGAAAATGTAGACGAGAATCCAAAAATAATGGAAGAATTAAACAAAATGGGCTATGGTAACATTGTTGAGTACCTCTACGATATTGAAGACTGGTGTTTAAATAATACGGACTTATTACCCCATACAAATTGTGGAATACTTTCTTACGAAGATTTAAAAACATTACGGGAAGTTAACGCGTCTATGGGTTTAATGTTGGAAAATTCAAGTAGTAGACTTTGCAATACGGTTGCTCATAAAGATAGCATGGGAAAATTGCCTAAAACACGTATAGAAATGATAGAAAATGCGGGAAAATTAAAAATACCTTTTACAACCGGTATTTTAATAGGTATTGGGGAAACTAAGGAAGAATTGGTAGATTCACTTTTTGAAATTAACAGGATAAACGAAAAATATGGGAACATACAAGAAGTAATAATTCAAAATTTTAGGGCTAAAAAGGGCATAGCTATGGAGAATTATCCAGAACCTACTCCCCTTGAGGTTTTAAAAACAATTATTATATCTAGAATGATTTTAAAAGATATTTCCGTTCAAGTACCTCCTAATTTAAATAAAGAAACCGGTCAATTATTACTACTTGCAGGTATTGACGATTGGGGTGGAGTTTCGCCAGTTACAAAAGATTTTGTCAACCCTGAAGCGCCTTGGCCAGAGATTGAGGAATTAAACAAATTTAGTGCTGAATTAGGCTATACTTTAGTCGAAAGATTGCCCGTATATGCGAAGTACATCAACAATGATTGGTTGGACGAAAGAATATATCATAAAATTCAAGAAATTAAAAGAATTAGAAATTAA
- a CDS encoding MoaD/ThiS family protein — protein MNNIIKVIVNYNNQEKTIEIEENSTVNNLINLMDLEDVLIVKSGEILSDDDILKNNDKLRILPVVSGG, from the coding sequence TTGAATAATATAATCAAAGTAATTGTGAATTACAATAATCAGGAAAAAACAATTGAAATTGAAGAAAATAGTACTGTAAATAATCTTATTAATTTAATGGATTTAGAGGACGTTTTAATTGTTAAAAGCGGAGAAATACTATCCGATGATGATATATTAAAAAATAATGATAAATTAAGAATATTGCCCGTAGTTTCTGGTGGTTAA
- a CDS encoding transcriptional regulator, protein MREVLLSECIQILYENNFVISKPSLDRSCFDLIARRGNTRLLIKVLKNIDSLSSQQSDELCKISSIVSATPIIIGSRTRNSTMEDEVVYERHHIKAVTSKTFENQITGQPPVVYADRGGFFVNIDGTVLKRTREQLNISVGELAEISRVSRKTIYKYEQNEANPSAEVAIKIEEYLDVPLVKGLHIIREDIEISSREKNTDSARNDNIKYDTNSIKNSELTKSHQNQSEEDSFKSNVLDLFSDLGFNVTETTRAPFDALGEDKENSKNLLFTNIQESSNEEVKRKALIVNEISQLFNSHSILILENKDMQYKRIAALSLKELEQMGDTEELLNFLKDKNKK, encoded by the coding sequence ATGCGAGAAGTATTATTATCAGAATGTATTCAAATACTATATGAGAATAATTTTGTAATTTCAAAGCCATCTTTGGACAGGTCGTGCTTTGATTTGATAGCAAGAAGGGGAAACACGAGATTGCTTATAAAAGTGCTAAAAAACATAGATAGCTTAAGCTCTCAGCAATCCGACGAATTATGTAAAATATCGTCTATAGTATCCGCTACACCCATAATAATTGGTTCTAGGACTCGTAATTCAACAATGGAAGACGAAGTAGTTTACGAACGTCACCATATAAAAGCAGTTACTTCAAAAACTTTTGAAAACCAGATAACTGGGCAACCTCCCGTAGTTTATGCGGATAGGGGTGGTTTTTTCGTTAATATCGATGGTACTGTGTTAAAACGAACTCGTGAGCAATTAAATATTTCAGTCGGCGAATTAGCGGAAATATCCCGCGTTTCAAGGAAAACCATATATAAATATGAGCAAAATGAAGCAAACCCGTCTGCTGAAGTTGCAATTAAGATTGAGGAATATTTGGACGTTCCACTTGTTAAGGGCTTACACATTATAAGGGAAGATATTGAAATATCTAGTCGAGAAAAAAACACGGATTCCGCCCGCAATGATAATATCAAATATGATACGAATAGTATAAAAAATAGCGAATTGACAAAAAGTCATCAAAATCAATCTGAGGAAGACAGCTTTAAAAGTAACGTACTTGATTTATTTAGTGATTTGGGATTTAATGTAACCGAAACGACTAGGGCACCTTTTGATGCGCTCGGAGAAGATAAAGAAAACTCCAAAAACTTGTTGTTCACAAATATTCAAGAATCTAGCAACGAAGAAGTAAAAAGAAAAGCTTTGATAGTCAACGAGATATCACAATTATTCAACAGTCATTCCATTTTGATATTGGAAAATAAAGATATGCAATATAAAAGAATTGCAGCCCTTAGTTTAAAAGAATTAGAGCAAATGGGAGATACTGAAGAACTATTGAACTTTTTAAAGGATAAAAATAAAAAATAA
- a CDS encoding RlmF-related methyltransferase codes for MEKKNIDDKFIGLKIKDAIIFNENLKKYVEITINKSGKEIYKIDFNSKEAVYEYNVAILKGLYDLNMKFHSDALVPTPVNRYTFIYYIINKFLDNLDNLDNLDKPKLNILEIGTGSGILSILMSKYFCELTNNCEKDDKLINIYATDIKEEYLEIARENYSNNLDKLKLPIKFVNSQGNLIKNILELNKELNNKFDIIFTYPPYYSDHSVASIRSFGGADAEKVELIGGGKYGEKFSENLIEEAKDVLNENGIIAFMFPDKPEERRVLVENKILNCNLKLEKYEIQSGKRKRHIIFGIKK; via the coding sequence ATGGAAAAAAAGAATATTGATGACAAATTTATTGGATTAAAAATAAAAGACGCCATAATATTTAATGAAAATTTAAAAAAATATGTGGAAATAACGATAAATAAATCAGGAAAGGAAATTTATAAAATTGATTTTAATTCCAAAGAAGCAGTTTATGAATACAACGTAGCAATTTTAAAAGGATTATATGACTTAAATATGAAATTTCATAGCGATGCGTTAGTACCTACCCCCGTTAACCGATATACGTTTATTTATTACATAATAAATAAATTTTTAGATAATTTAGATAATTTAGATAATTTAGATAAGCCAAAATTAAATATTTTAGAAATAGGCACTGGTTCAGGGATTTTATCAATTTTAATGTCAAAATACTTCTGCGAATTAACCAATAACTGTGAAAAAGATGATAAATTAATAAATATTTATGCTACAGATATTAAAGAAGAATATTTGGAAATAGCACGGGAAAATTACTCCAATAATTTAGATAAATTAAAATTGCCAATTAAATTTGTTAATTCTCAAGGAAATTTAATAAAAAACATTTTGGAATTAAATAAAGAATTAAATAATAAATTTGATATAATATTTACCTATCCTCCATACTATTCAGACCATTCGGTCGCTTCGATACGGAGTTTTGGGGGTGCAGATGCTGAAAAAGTCGAGTTAATTGGTGGTGGCAAATACGGGGAAAAATTTTCAGAAAATTTAATTGAAGAAGCAAAAGACGTTTTAAATGAAAATGGAATTATTGCATTTATGTTTCCGGATAAACCTGAAGAAAGGCGCGTATTGGTTGAAAATAAAATTTTAAACTGTAACTTAAAGTTGGAAAAGTACGAAATTCAGTCTGGAAAACGTAAAAGACATATTATATTTGGAATTAAAAAATAA
- a CDS encoding ThiF family adenylyltransferase, translating to MEKLNNNNDDMVEIKALEDNLKATGTVTVLGAGRLGARVVMDLLEVHRGGFEKIQVFDGAKIDKNDIVHRKYGAKVGDFKTKFLEDYYPEKIIGIPKYVDVENIKYIEGDVIISVIAGGDTLKIRESVLDYALKNDKQFISTNGVFGIEKPVKVEMSQEAKGPVEFMKNMANHTVVGTGGLIKDGEPITPYTLDKMSELIVKTSLKLKK from the coding sequence ATGGAAAAATTGAATAATAATAACGATGATATGGTCGAAATAAAAGCTTTAGAGGATAACTTAAAAGCTACAGGAACCGTTACCGTTCTTGGAGCAGGTCGCTTGGGTGCTAGAGTAGTTATGGATTTATTAGAAGTCCATAGGGGTGGCTTTGAAAAAATACAAGTTTTTGACGGTGCAAAAATCGATAAAAATGACATTGTCCATAGAAAATATGGTGCAAAAGTAGGGGACTTTAAAACTAAATTTTTAGAGGATTATTATCCTGAAAAAATAATAGGGATTCCAAAATACGTAGATGTTGAAAATATAAAATATATAGAAGGCGATGTCATAATATCGGTTATAGCTGGCGGGGATACTTTAAAAATACGAGAATCGGTATTAGATTACGCGTTAAAAAATGATAAGCAATTTATATCTACAAATGGTGTTTTTGGAATTGAAAAGCCTGTAAAAGTTGAAATGTCGCAAGAAGCAAAAGGTCCAGTAGAATTCATGAAAAATATGGCGAATCATACTGTTGTAGGTACGGGAGGCTTAATTAAAGATGGCGAACCGATTACGCCGTATACGCTTGATAAAATGAGTGAATTAATAGTTAAAACTTCATTAAAACTTAAAAAATAG
- a CDS encoding TIGR00266 family protein, protein MAYDYSIEKGPSYSILKLNLNNEGVVTETGAMVYMEPSVEIKTQAKGGLFGVLKRAVVGESLFLNTFSGSGKLALAPSLSGDIQYHKLNGTLYVQHGAYLASSPNIDIDTKFGGSKSFFGGKGLFLMKLTGDGDLFLSSYGAIETVELNNESLVVDNGNLIGFTEGLDYQLTKVGGLKSTLLGGEGLVYRFSGTGTIYIQTRNVESFVDFILPYIPTQTK, encoded by the coding sequence ATGGCTTACGATTATTCTATCGAAAAAGGTCCATCATATTCAATTTTAAAGTTAAATCTTAACAATGAAGGTGTAGTGACAGAAACTGGTGCAATGGTTTACATGGAACCAAGCGTAGAAATAAAAACACAAGCTAAAGGGGGTTTATTTGGCGTATTAAAGAGAGCTGTAGTTGGTGAAAGTTTATTCCTAAATACATTTAGCGGTTCTGGTAAATTAGCTTTAGCACCATCTTTATCTGGGGATATACAATATCATAAATTGAATGGTACCTTATACGTACAACACGGAGCTTATTTGGCATCATCCCCAAATATCGATATAGACACCAAATTTGGGGGTTCTAAATCTTTCTTTGGCGGTAAAGGTTTATTTTTAATGAAGTTAACAGGTGACGGAGATTTATTCTTATCATCCTACGGTGCAATAGAAACAGTTGAATTAAACAACGAATCATTGGTTGTTGACAACGGTAACTTGATAGGATTTACCGAAGGATTAGACTATCAATTAACCAAAGTAGGCGGTTTAAAATCAACTTTATTGGGTGGAGAAGGTTTAGTATATAGATTTTCAGGCACTGGAACAATCTATATCCAAACAAGAAACGTAGAGAGCTTTGTGGACTTTATATTACCTTACATACCTACTCAAACCAAATAA
- a CDS encoding GTPase, which yields MEKKKSTLRISTKLKVKGIITECDVILLVVDARDPETTRNYDLESSIIHNGKKLIYVLNKADLVPKEILEVWKKKFMAENPDASVVFVSATHKLGTKILRDEIKLHIYTGAKNKAKNKSLSNSNPTPIPHPNSSKTQNIGTVGVVGYPNVGKSSIINSLTGKKSARSGLVAGLTVGEQWIKLTKDIKLLDTPGIIEPNDDDELIISGALRFEKSKNITSPTIKILQRLQKFDNTLLSEYYGIEELKDIPVEKIDEDTIELIGKKLNYLAKGGITDINRASRSIIVDFQSGKLNYYKNDRLAINTNDKSIKNERNERIKNERNNKDENLMDTDNGITKKVEKEKKKDVSSLKSSEDSKVIFEHLKDCMLIEDAKQAIMHLEKIPEIVNLDLRTGRYKVKKILACEKIYDSYVLVSVGERTKDTGRKRMQEFADKYGIELYSEAFKKIGNNNIYIGIGEI from the coding sequence ATGGAAAAGAAAAAATCAACACTTAGAATATCTACAAAATTAAAAGTTAAAGGGATAATAACGGAATGTGACGTTATTTTATTGGTGGTAGATGCCAGAGACCCTGAAACTACTCGTAACTACGATTTAGAAAGTAGTATTATTCACAATGGTAAAAAACTTATATATGTGCTAAATAAAGCCGATTTAGTGCCTAAAGAAATTTTAGAAGTTTGGAAAAAGAAATTTATGGCGGAAAATCCTGACGCTTCGGTTGTATTCGTTAGTGCCACTCATAAATTAGGTACTAAGATATTAAGGGATGAAATAAAGCTTCATATATATACTGGTGCTAAAAATAAAGCTAAAAATAAGAGTTTATCTAATTCTAATCCTACTCCCATACCTCATCCAAATTCATCCAAAACTCAAAACATTGGCACTGTAGGGGTAGTGGGATACCCTAACGTAGGTAAATCTTCAATTATTAACTCACTTACGGGTAAAAAAAGTGCGAGGAGTGGTTTAGTTGCAGGTTTAACTGTGGGAGAACAATGGATTAAGCTTACAAAGGATATAAAATTATTAGACACTCCTGGAATAATTGAGCCAAATGACGATGACGAATTAATAATATCAGGAGCTTTAAGGTTTGAAAAATCAAAAAATATCACATCTCCAACTATTAAAATCCTTCAAAGGCTTCAAAAATTCGATAACACACTATTAAGCGAATATTATGGAATCGAAGAATTAAAGGATATCCCCGTTGAAAAAATAGATGAAGATACGATAGAATTAATCGGTAAAAAATTAAACTATCTTGCAAAAGGTGGTATTACCGATATAAACCGAGCTTCTAGGTCTATAATCGTAGATTTCCAAAGTGGTAAGTTAAATTACTATAAAAACGATAGATTAGCCATTAATACAAATGATAAATCCATTAAAAATGAAAGGAATGAAAGAATTAAGAATGAAAGAAATAATAAAGACGAAAATTTAATGGATACAGATAACGGAATAACCAAAAAGGTTGAAAAAGAAAAGAAAAAAGATGTAAGCAGTTTAAAAAGTAGTGAAGATAGTAAAGTAATCTTTGAGCACTTAAAAGACTGTATGTTAATTGAAGATGCAAAACAAGCCATTATGCACCTTGAAAAAATACCTGAAATTGTAAATCTTGATTTAAGAACTGGTAGATATAAGGTAAAAAAGATATTAGCTTGCGAAAAAATTTACGATAGTTACGTACTCGTTTCAGTTGGAGAACGAACTAAAGATACAGGCAGAAAAAGAATGCAAGAATTTGCGGATAAATACGGTATTGAGTTGTATTCTGAAGCTTTTAAGAAAATTGGAAACAATAATATATATATTGGAATTGGGGAAATTTAA
- a CDS encoding FAD-dependent oxidoreductase yields the protein MDLSNVTVAIVGAGPAGSSCAKKLSRMGISVDLYEKDKLGGLCLNYGCKYINALKEISDSIDRLNEVKGFNGQDKDKYKLNDFMSLETLNKKIDEVHSGIRRNSFEKLKKEGINVIYKRFEKEQEQNYDYVVYATGMEYPSIYEEIICNKYSDLVKLKELPEKMVVIGGGISASEISSVFSSLGTEVSTYVRSNILKRITDQDVRKYVLNHIINFNILKDENKTKELLNDENVYNLIAFGGTRPFSVNSNLRVRCDVENIYACGDAIGRSNTPISARQGAIVAINIHNDITKEPLVKLRPIPYMEVIRLKIPLGIIGTQTNDYREIKTGNVHGAYFEKYRGFNRVYFEDGKVVGGVTMGSPNEVAPYFLQYLKGSGDYSHFYNIFPTSDPFPPLLKEIDRKKDHN from the coding sequence ATGGATTTATCAAATGTAACAGTGGCAATAGTAGGTGCAGGTCCTGCAGGTTCCTCTTGTGCCAAAAAGCTTTCTAGAATGGGAATATCTGTAGATTTATATGAAAAAGATAAATTGGGGGGTCTCTGTTTAAACTATGGATGTAAATACATAAATGCACTCAAAGAAATTTCTGATTCAATCGATAGACTAAACGAAGTTAAAGGATTTAATGGACAGGATAAAGATAAATATAAATTAAATGACTTTATGAGCCTTGAAACATTAAACAAAAAAATAGATGAAGTTCATTCTGGCATTAGAAGAAATAGTTTTGAAAAATTAAAAAAAGAAGGTATAAATGTAATATATAAACGATTTGAAAAAGAGCAAGAGCAAAACTACGATTATGTAGTTTATGCCACAGGTATGGAATATCCAAGCATTTATGAGGAAATAATATGCAATAAATACTCAGATTTGGTTAAATTAAAAGAATTACCTGAAAAAATGGTCGTAATCGGTGGTGGAATATCTGCTTCGGAAATTTCGTCCGTATTTTCTTCACTAGGTACTGAAGTCAGTACGTACGTACGTTCTAACATATTAAAACGTATCACAGACCAGGACGTTAGAAAGTACGTTTTAAACCATATAATTAATTTTAACATACTAAAAGACGAAAACAAAACTAAAGAGTTATTAAACGATGAAAATGTGTACAATTTAATAGCATTTGGGGGGACTCGACCTTTCAGTGTGAATAGTAATTTAAGGGTTCGTTGCGACGTTGAAAATATATACGCTTGTGGTGACGCTATAGGTAGGAGTAACACTCCTATTTCTGCAAGACAAGGTGCTATCGTTGCGATTAACATACATAACGATATAACAAAAGAGCCATTGGTTAAATTAAGACCAATCCCGTATATGGAGGTAATACGTTTAAAAATACCATTAGGGATTATTGGAACTCAAACTAACGATTATAGGGAGATAAAAACCGGAAATGTACATGGTGCTTACTTTGAAAAGTATCGGGGCTTTAATAGAGTTTATTTTGAGGATGGAAAGGTCGTAGGGGGCGTTACTATGGGTTCACCGAATGAAGTTGCACCTTACTTTTTACAATATCTCAAAGGAAGTGGGGACTACAGTCATTTTTACAACATATTTCCAACATCTGACCCATTCCCGCCTTTGTTGAAAGAAATTGATAGAAAAAAGGACCATAATTAA